The Streptomyces sp. NBC_00224 genome contains the following window.
CCTCGACCTGCTGATGGCCGAGGACGAGGAGATCGCGGAGCAACTGGACCGAGACCGGTTCGCCCTGGAGGAGACGGCCCGGGTCGCGGAGGTGGCGGAGATGATCACGGAGGGCGCGGCGGGCTGACCGCGACGTCCTCGGAGGCGGCGCTCACCCGGCCAGTGCCGCCTCCATCACCGCCTTGGCGATCGGGGCCGCGTCGCCGCCGCCGCTGATGTCGGCGCGGTTGGCCTCCGCGTCCTCGACGACCACCGCCACCGCCACCGCGGGCTGGCCCGCGTCGGCGGCCTGGGCCCAGGAGATGAACCAGGCGTACGGATGGCCCCGGTTGCCCACGCCGTTCTGCGCGGTGCCGGTCTTGCCGCCCACCTTCGCCCCGGGGATCGCCGCGTTGGTGCCCGTGCCCTTCTCCACCACGTCCACCATCAGCTGCTGGAGCTGCGCCGCGGTGGCCGGGTTCATCGCCTGGCGGTAGGTGCGGGGGCCGTTCTGGGCGATGGTCGTGCCGCGCGCGGTGGTCGTACGCTCCACCAGGTACGGGTATTTGAGCTCCCCGCCGTTGGCCACCGCCGCCGCGACCATCGCCATCTGCAGGGGCGTCGCCGTGGTGTCGAACTGGCCGATGGAGGAGAGCGCCAGCTGGTCCGGGCCCATCTTCTTGTCGAAGTTGGACTTGGCCACCCCGGACGGGATCCGCAGCCGTGTGTCGTTGAAGCCGAACCGGCCCACCGCCTCCAGCATCCCGGACAGCCCCACCTTCACCCCCAGGTGCGCCATCACCGTGTTGCAGGAGACGACCACGGCGTACGCGAGCGAGGCCTTGCCGCAGCCGTCCGCCTCGTTGGGCAGCGTGGTGCTGGTGCCGGGCAGGACATAGGGGTCGGGTGTGGTGGTCGGCGCGTTCACATCGGTCACCGCGCCCGCGTCGAGCGCGGCCGCGGCGGTCACGATCTTGAAGGCGGAGCCCGGCGGATAGGTCTGCCGGATCGCCCGGTCGAGCATCGGCTGGTCGGGGTCCGCGTTCAGCGCGGACCAGGCGCCCTTGACCGCCCGCCCGGTCCCCGACAGCCTCCCCGGGTCGTACGAGGGGCTGCTGACCAGCGCGAGGATCCTGCCGGTGGCCGGCTCCACGGCGGCGACCGCGCCCCGCTTTCCCGCCAGCCCCCGGTAGGCGGCCCGCTGCACGGTGGCCCTGATGGTGGTGACCGCGTCGCCGCCGGGCCGCCGTTTGCGGGTGAGGCCGCCCCACAGCGGGGTGAGCAGCGGGGAGGTGCCGGAGAGCACCGGGTCCTCGGCGGCCTCGACGAGCGTCGTGCCGTACACCTGCGAGGCGTATCCGGTGATGGGGGCATAGAGCGGCCCGTCGGTGTACGTGCGCTCGTACCGCAGCGGCTGCCCGGTGTCCTTGGAGTCGGTGACCGCGTCGCCGTCCACCAGGATGTCGCCGCGCGGCTGGCCGTAACGGGCCAGCGTGGTACGGCGGTTGGCCGGGTTGTCGTCGAGCGCGTCGGCCTGGAAGACCTGCACGCGGGCCGCGTTGACCAGCAGCGCCACCAGCAGGACCAGACAGCAGGCGGCGGCCCGCCGGATGTAGCGGATCATCGGCTTCCCGTCCGGACGGGGGCGATCGTGCCGGTCTCCACGGCCGGGTGCGGGGTGCGCGCGCTGTCGCTGACCCGGATGAGGAGCGCCACGATCACCCAGTTGGTGACCACCGAGGAGCCGCCCTGGGCCAGGAACGGCATCGCCATGCCGGTGAGCGGGATCAGCCCCGTCACCCCGCCCGCGATCACGAACACCTGGAGGGCGAGGATCGAGGCGAGCCCGACGGCGAGCAGCCGCCCGAACGCGTCGCTCAGTGCGAGGGCGGCGCGGTAGCCCCGGGCGACGAGCAGCGCGTACAGCAGGAAGACGGCCGTCAGCCCCGCCAGGCCCAGCTCCTCGCCCGCCGTCGCCAGGATGAAATCGGACTTCGCGGCGAACCCGATCAGGATGGAGTGGCCGGCGCCGAGGCCGGTGCCGAACATGCCGCCCGCCGCGAAGGCGAAGAGCGACTGGGCGAGCTGGTCGGGGCCCTGGCCCGCGTCGATCGAGGCGAACGGGTGGAGCCAGTCCTGCACCCGGCCGTGGACGTGCGGCTCCAGCGCGCCGACGGCCGCCGCGCCGATGGCCGCCAGGAGCAGCCCGACCGCGATCCAGCCGGTGCGGCCCGTCGCCACGTACAGCATGATCACGAAGAGGCCGAAGAAGAGCAGTGAGGTGCCGAGGTCGCGCTCCAGGACCAGGACGCCGACGCTGAGCACCCAGATCGCCACGATCGGGCCGAGCACCCGGCCGGTGGGCAGTTGCAGCCGCCAGAAGCGGCGGCCGGTGTACGCGAGCGCGTTGCGGTTGGCGGCCAGGTATCCGGCGAAGAAGACCGCGAAGAGGATCTTGGCGAACTCGCCCGGCTGGAAGGAGAGTCCGCCCGCCCGGATCCAGATCTTGGCGCCGTTCACGGCGGGGAACGGGATCGGCACCACCATCAGGACCAGGGCGGAGGCGGCCGAGAGGTAGGCGTACCGCTGCAGGACGCGGTGGTCGCGCAGGGCCAGGACGACCGCGATGAAGAGCCCGACGCCGATCGTGGACCAGACGAGCTGGGTGGCGGCGGCCGCGCTGTGCGGGGTCTCCAGGTCGAGGCGGTAGATCAGGACCAGGCCGAGCCCGTTGAGCAGCACCGCGATGGGCAGCAGCAGCGGATCGGCGTGCGGGGCGCGGCGGCGGACCGCGAGATGGGCGAGGAGGGCGAGCAGCCCGAGCCCCGCGCCGTGGCGGGCCGCGTCGGGCGGGACGGCGCCGCTCTTGGCGAGGCCGACGCCCGCGTACCCGTAGACCGAGGCGAGGACGGCGCCGACGAGCAGCGTCAGCTCGACGCCCCGGCGTTTGGGGAGGCGCAGGGCGGGCGGCGGCTCGTCCGCGGCCGTCGGTGCGGTCATGTCGGGCAACGTAGCAAGCGAGAGCGCTTATGTCCCTTATGTCATAGTGTGCCGAGGGGTGGGAACGCCGAGGCGGGAAACCGTGGGCGGGAAACTGGCGGACCGTCACTGAGGAGTACGGCCATGGGGCCCGTGGAGTTCATCGTCCTCGCCTTCCCCGAGGAGCAGCTTCGGGTGCAGGCCGTCGACTCGCTCGTGGGGGTGCGCAGATCCCGCGCCGTACGGATGGTCGACGCGCTGGTGGTCACCAGGACCGCGGCCGGCGAGGTGCTCACCGCCGAGTTCGACGAGTTCGAGGAGCTCGCCGGGGTGCTGGTCGGCGAGGGCACCGAGCGGCTGATCGGGCCGGAGGACGTCAAGGAGGCGGCGGACCTGCTCGACCTGGGCAGTTGCGCGCTGGTGGTCCTGATCGAGCACCTGTGGGCCGAGGAGGCGGCGAAGGGGGTGCGGGCCGCGGGCGGGCACGTCGCCGGGTCGGTGCGGATCCCGCCGGAGCGCCTGGAGGAGGTCAGGGCGGCCCTGGCCGCACGGGCCCAGGCCGTACGAGAGGAAGGCTGAGCCATGTTCATCCGGCCCGCCCGAGCGGCGGTACGACCCGTGGTGCGCCCGTCCGGCGCCCCGCTGCTGCGCGGCCTCCTGGTGGGCGGCCCGCGCCCCGCGAAGCCCGCGCCCGCCGCCGGGGCGCCGCCAGGGGCCCCCGGGCCCGGCGACGCCGCCCTGGTGGACCGGCTGACTCAGCTGGGGCGGCTGGCCCAGCAGGGGTTGCTCACTCCCGAGGAGTTCACAGCCGCGAAGGCGAAGCTGCTGGGGCTGTGAGGTGACGGCTCAGCACCAGCGGGGCACCGGGCCGATGTTGTCGATGTAGAACGCCGCCCCCCACGCCCAGGTGCCGTCGGTCAGCAGGTACCAGCGGTTGTTGCCCTCGACGCTGTCGCCGCGGGTCTTGCAGAAGATGTGGACGATCGACCCGAACGGCGCCTTGCCGATGATGCGGCTGCTACGGGTCGGCTTGTCCCTGAGCAGCAGGCCGGACTTGGCCGTCACCCGGCCCCGGTAGTCGTTGTTGACGGATTCCTCGGCGGTCGCGGGGCCGGCCGCCGCGAGGGCGGCGACCGCCCCGGTGGCCACGCACAGACCCAACAGGGCAAGCGGAGAACGGGGGGACACAGTGCCTCCTGGGGAGAGGAGGGCCGTGTTCCACGGCCCTTGGCTCGCCCCGCTCACGTTAGGTTCGCTTCTTGCCGACCGCAAAGCGCTAAGGGGTGCGAGGACCGCCGGACGGGGTACGCGCCGCGCTCTCGCCACCCGTCCCGGCCTGCCCGTCCGGGTGCCCGGGGCCCTCCGGCGCGCCGTCCGGGTCCACGTACTCCGGCAGGGTCAGCCGCGCCAGCGCGCCGCCGTCCGACGCGTTGGCGAAGCTCAGCCGGGCCCCGAGGACCGAGGCCTGCCCGGCCGCGATGGTCAGGCCGAGCCCGTGCCCCTTGCTGCCGCCCTCGGTCCTGAAGCGCTGGGGGCCGTGGTCGAGCAGATACGCGGGATAGCCGGCGCCGTGGTCCCGCACCGTCACCACCGGGCCGTTCACGCGCAGCTCCACCGGGAGCGCGCCGTGCTTGTGGGCGTTGCCCAGGAGGTTGGCCAGGACCCGCTCCAGGCGGCGCTTGTCGGTCTCCACGCAGGTGTCGCGGACGATCACCAGCTCGGTGTGCGTCCCGGAGGCCCGCACCACGCGCTCCACCAGCGGCCCCAGTTGCTCCAGGTCCAGGTCGACCCGCTCGCTGCCCGCCTCCAGGCGGGAGATCTCCAGGAGGTCCTCGGTGAGCGAGCGCATCGCCTTCACCCGGTCCCGTACCAGCTCGGCGGGCCGCCCCTCGGGCAGCAGTTCGGCGGCCGCGTGCAGACCGGTCAGCGGCGTGCGCAGCTCGTGGGCCACGTCCGCGGTGAAGCGCTGTTCGCTCAGCAGCTTGTTCTGGAGCGTCCCGGCCATGGTGTCGAGCGCCCCGGCGACCGTGGCCACCTCGTCCTGGGGGCGCGAAGGGTCCTTCGTGCGGGGGTCGTTGACCCGGGCGTCCAGGTCGCCCGCGCCGATCCGGCGGGCCACCGTCGCCGTCTGGTGCAGCCGGCGGGTGACCCGGGTGACGCCGAAGACGCCGACCAGGAGGGTGGCGCCGATGGCGAGGATGGAGGAGCCGAGGATCGCCTGGTCCAGGCCCGTGATGGTGCGGGCGCTCTGGCTGTAGTCGATCGAGACCGCGATCGCGCGGCCGTCGGCCGGACCCGCCGCCCACATGGTCGGGCGGCCCCGGTCGTCGGCGACGACCGTGCCGCGCTTGCCGGAGACGGCCAGCTCGCGCAGGGAGGCGGGCAGGTCCCGCGGGTCGAGGCCCGAGCCCGGCGGCAGCGGCTCGCCCGCCTCGTACGCGCGCGAGACGTCCTCCAGCTTGTCCAGCGCCTTGTCGCGGGCCTGGCCGACGGTCTGCCGGGTCACCGAGGCGTGGACGAGCACACCGAGCAGCGCCGCGAGCGCGCAGCACATCACGGTGATGAAGACCGCGGCCTTCCAGGTGAGCGTCGCCGTCCAGGCGGGCAGCCGGGGCCCTCTCACCGGGTGCTCGCGGAGGCGCGCGGCGACGGGCCGGAGGTCTTGGGGTGGGGCAGGGGATTGGGGGAGCGCTTCGGCTCCACCCGGATGATCTCGTCACGGGTGGGCAGCATCGCGTGCTGGTGGTCGTCCCACGACCAGGCCGTGCGGTACTCGTACCCCGGGATGCCCGCCGAGACCGAGTGCAGGATGACGTCCCGCCCGGCCAGCTCCACGCGGATCAGCTGGTCCGAGGTGGACATGATCCGGGTGAGGGCGCCGCGGTCGGGCATGTAGCAGCGCACGGCCAGCTGCTGCTCGGGCATCTTGATGCCGAGGATCAGCTCGTCCCTGCCGTCGCCGGTCAGATCGCGGTAGTACGCCTTGAGCACCGGGCAGCCCTTCGGCTTCTGGCGGCACTGATTGAGCTGGCGAACCGTTTCCTCGTAGAGCCCGTCGGTGCCCGTGTACTGGTCGGGGTGGGCCCGTACCTCGGCCTGGACGACCGCGACCGGGTCGAGGGTGCGGACGTCGCCGCCCGGCACCTTGATGCCGGGCACCCGTTCCGTCTGGCCCTCGCCGAAGTCCATGGGCGTCGTCGTGGGCTTGGGCAGATCGGGCCACAGATGGACCGGGCCGACCGCCGTGGGAGTCGCACCCGCACCCTCCAGGCTGCCCGCG
Protein-coding sequences here:
- a CDS encoding ATP-binding protein, with translation MRGPRLPAWTATLTWKAAVFITVMCCALAALLGVLVHASVTRQTVGQARDKALDKLEDVSRAYEAGEPLPPGSGLDPRDLPASLRELAVSGKRGTVVADDRGRPTMWAAGPADGRAIAVSIDYSQSARTITGLDQAILGSSILAIGATLLVGVFGVTRVTRRLHQTATVARRIGAGDLDARVNDPRTKDPSRPQDEVATVAGALDTMAGTLQNKLLSEQRFTADVAHELRTPLTGLHAAAELLPEGRPAELVRDRVKAMRSLTEDLLEISRLEAGSERVDLDLEQLGPLVERVVRASGTHTELVIVRDTCVETDKRRLERVLANLLGNAHKHGALPVELRVNGPVVTVRDHGAGYPAYLLDHGPQRFRTEGGSKGHGLGLTIAAGQASVLGARLSFANASDGGALARLTLPEYVDPDGAPEGPGHPDGQAGTGGESAARTPSGGPRTP
- a CDS encoding SHOCT domain-containing protein, with translation MFIRPARAAVRPVVRPSGAPLLRGLLVGGPRPAKPAPAAGAPPGAPGPGDAALVDRLTQLGRLAQQGLLTPEEFTAAKAKLLGL
- a CDS encoding SH3 domain-containing protein, which codes for MSPRSPLALLGLCVATGAVAALAAAGPATAEESVNNDYRGRVTAKSGLLLRDKPTRSSRIIGKAPFGSIVHIFCKTRGDSVEGNNRWYLLTDGTWAWGAAFYIDNIGPVPRWC
- a CDS encoding DUF6325 family protein, which encodes MGPVEFIVLAFPEEQLRVQAVDSLVGVRRSRAVRMVDALVVTRTAAGEVLTAEFDEFEELAGVLVGEGTERLIGPEDVKEAADLLDLGSCALVVLIEHLWAEEAAKGVRAAGGHVAGSVRIPPERLEEVRAALAARAQAVREEG
- a CDS encoding penicillin-binding transpeptidase domain-containing protein, with the protein product MIRYIRRAAACCLVLLVALLVNAARVQVFQADALDDNPANRRTTLARYGQPRGDILVDGDAVTDSKDTGQPLRYERTYTDGPLYAPITGYASQVYGTTLVEAAEDPVLSGTSPLLTPLWGGLTRKRRPGGDAVTTIRATVQRAAYRGLAGKRGAVAAVEPATGRILALVSSPSYDPGRLSGTGRAVKGAWSALNADPDQPMLDRAIRQTYPPGSAFKIVTAAAALDAGAVTDVNAPTTTPDPYVLPGTSTTLPNEADGCGKASLAYAVVVSCNTVMAHLGVKVGLSGMLEAVGRFGFNDTRLRIPSGVAKSNFDKKMGPDQLALSSIGQFDTTATPLQMAMVAAAVANGGELKYPYLVERTTTARGTTIAQNGPRTYRQAMNPATAAQLQQLMVDVVEKGTGTNAAIPGAKVGGKTGTAQNGVGNRGHPYAWFISWAQAADAGQPAVAVAVVVEDAEANRADISGGGDAAPIAKAVMEAALAG
- a CDS encoding FtsW/RodA/SpoVE family cell cycle protein encodes the protein MTAPTAADEPPPALRLPKRRGVELTLLVGAVLASVYGYAGVGLAKSGAVPPDAARHGAGLGLLALLAHLAVRRRAPHADPLLLPIAVLLNGLGLVLIYRLDLETPHSAAAATQLVWSTIGVGLFIAVVLALRDHRVLQRYAYLSAASALVLMVVPIPFPAVNGAKIWIRAGGLSFQPGEFAKILFAVFFAGYLAANRNALAYTGRRFWRLQLPTGRVLGPIVAIWVLSVGVLVLERDLGTSLLFFGLFVIMLYVATGRTGWIAVGLLLAAIGAAAVGALEPHVHGRVQDWLHPFASIDAGQGPDQLAQSLFAFAAGGMFGTGLGAGHSILIGFAAKSDFILATAGEELGLAGLTAVFLLYALLVARGYRAALALSDAFGRLLAVGLASILALQVFVIAGGVTGLIPLTGMAMPFLAQGGSSVVTNWVIVALLIRVSDSARTPHPAVETGTIAPVRTGSR